In Formosa haliotis, the sequence GGCGAACTACCGTAATAAATTTCTTGGTTTTATATTCCAATCCTTTAATCTTATCAATTATAAATCTGCTCTAGATAATGTTGCTATGCCTTTATATTATCAAGGTATGAAACGTAAAGAGCGTATAGATAAAGCAGCACATTATTTAGAAAAAGTAGGCTTGGCAGATTGGTCTCATCACTTACCAAACGAAATGTCTGGAGGTCAAAAACAACGTGTGGCGATAGCTCGAGCTTTGGCAAGCGATCCGAAAGTACTTTTAGCCGATGAGCCAACGGGAGCTTTAGATACAAAAACATCTTACGAGGTTATGGACCTTATTCAGGGGATTAACGAGGAAGGAAAAACCATTCTTATTGTAACTCACGAGCCCGATATTGCACAAATGACGAAGCGTATTGTGAATTTAAAAGATGGCTTAATTATAAATGACACCAAAGTAGAACAAGTTAGAGCTTTAGCAAATGTTTGATATTGAACGTTGGCAAGAAATTTTTGAAACCTTAAGAAAAAACAAGCTAAGAACCTTTCTTACTGGGCTTTCTGTGGCTTCGGGTATTTTTATTTTGGTTATTCTTTTAGGTTTCAGTAAAGGTATTCAAAATGGTGTAACCTCTCAGTTTGAACGCGATGCATCAAACTTGATAAGTATCCGGCCGGGACTAACCACCAAGGAGTATAAAGGTTTAAACCCTGGACGACAAATTCAATTTAAAAACAGCGATTTTAATACCATATCAAGGAAATACGCTAACGAAATAGAATATAAATCTGCCTACTATACCATTTGGGGTGGATTGGTAAATTATAAAAATGAATCGGGGAATTACAGAATTCAAGGTATTTTACCTGGCAATCAGTTTATAGAAAATGCAGATATTGGCCAAGGGCGTTTCATAAATTATTCCGATGTAGAAGAATCTAAAAAAGTGGCTGTAATAGGAAATCGGGTAAAAAAGGATTTGTTTAAAGACGAAGATCCTATAAATAAAGACATTTCGGTTTACGGTATAAGTTATAAGGTGGTAGGTGTGTTTTTTGATCCAGGAGGAGAACGCGACGAAAGTAAAGTCTTTCTGCCATTATCATCGGCACAGCTTGCTTTTAATGGTTCCGATAAAATTAGAAACATGATGTTTACTCTAAAAATGTCGGACAATTTTGATACGGCAGTCGAAGAATCAGAGGCGATAACTCAAGCTATGTTAACCGATTTAAGAGCGCAACATACCGTTTCTCCAGACGATATTAGTGCCATTCGTGTACATAATACCATGGAAGAAGCTAAGAAAATTTATACACTTATTGGAACCATTTCTGCGGTCTTTTGGTTTGTAGGTATTGGTACCATTATCGCTGGTGTAGTAGGGGTGGGAAATATCATGCTTATTATTGTGAAAGAGCGAACCAAAGAGATAGGAATACGTAAAGCATTGGGTGCCCAGCCGTGGTCTATTGTTGGTATGATTCTTCAGGAATCTGTTTTTGTAACTATGTTTTCGGGTTTGTTTGGGTTAATTCTAGGACTCGGTTTGCTGGAAATAGCAGGGCCATTAATTGAAAGTGATTTTATAAAATATCCGCAAGTAGATTTCAACACCGCTTTAACAACCGTGTTTATTTTGGTGTTTGCGGGCGCATTAGCAGGATTCTTTCCGGCGTATCGTGCGGCACAAATTAAACCAATAATAGCTTTAAGAGACGAGTAATATGTTTAGTAAAGATAGATGGGATGAAATATTAGAAGCCTTAAGTGCAAACAAGTTTAGAACCTTGTTAACTGCTTTTGGTGTCTTTTGGGGTATTACAATTTTGGTGCTTTTATTGGCGTTAACCAATGGTTTAAAAAATGGAGTAACTGCCGATTTCGGAAATTTTGCTACAAACTCCATGTTTATGTGGACGCAGCGAACTTCCATTTCGTATAAAGGAATGCCAAAAGGACGGACCTTCAATTATAAATTAGAAGATGTTGAAGCTTTAAAATCTGAAATTCCAGAACTTAAATATGTGTCGCCAAGAAATCAGTTAGGCGGATTTAACGGAGCGAATAATGTAACTCGTGGTACCAAAACAGGAGCTTTCCAAGTAAACGGAGATTACCCCGAATTTATTAAACAACAACCCTTAGATATAACCGATGGACGTTTTATAAGCTATTCCGATATTAATGCGAAACGTAAATCGTGCGTTATTGGTACCGACGTTGTAAAAGGGCTTTACAATAAAGGCGAAAATCCATTGGGTACCTATATTAAAATTAACGGAGTAAACTTTATGGTGGTTGGTACGTTTAAAACGAGTAATTCTCAAGGCGACCAAGAAGAAGACGCTAATACTATTTATGTGCCATTTACATCGTTTGGCCAAGCTTTTAATACAGGAAATAATGTGGGCTGGATGGCTATTACGGGGCAAGATGGCATAAGTATAACAAGTTTAAAACCTAAAATTTTCGATGTTATAAAAGCGAGACATAAAATAGATCCCAAAGACGATCGCGCCATAGGGAATTTCGACTTGTCTGAAGCCTTTGGTCGTGTAAACGGTTTGTTTGCAATCTTAGGTTTTGTAGGCTATTTTGTAGGGTCTTTAGTCCTTATGTCTGGTGTAATTGGTATTAGTAATATCATGCTAATCGTAGTAAAAGAGCGTACTAAAGAAATTGGTGTACGTCGTGCTTTAGGAGCTTCTCCATGGAGTATAAAATCGCAAATATTACAAGAGAGTTTAATTTTAACTATAGTTTCGGGTATGGTAGGGATTTCGTTTGCTGCCGGAATTATTTGGTTAATGAACTATATTTTAGATGCCAATGGCCCTGTAGAAAATTTCGCAAACCCTAGTGTTAGCATGAGTGTGGTATTTACAGCCCTATTTATATTAGTAGTTTCTGGATTATTAGCAGGTTTAATACCGGCAAATAGCGCCACAAAAATGAAACCCGTAGACGCCTTAAGAATTGATTAAAAAGTAAAGAAGTACATAAACATGAAAAGAACATCAACCGTAGTCGTATTAGTCCTAATTGTTGTCATTTTTGCAACATCTCTGTTTTATTTATGGAATAAAAATCAGGAAGATCCAATTACTTATGTTACAGAATCGCCAGTAGACCAAACCATTATTGTAAAAACGGTGGCTACAGGAAATATTGTACCTAAAGAAGAGGTACTTATTAAACCCAATATTTCGGGAGTTATAGAAGATATTTATATTGAAGCAGGAGAGTATGTTAAGTCGGGAGATTTAATAGCTAAAATTCGTGTTATTCCTAATGTGTCTTCTCTAACAAGTGCAAAAAATACTATTGCAAGTAATGAAACAGCCTTACAAACAGCAAAAATTAATTTTGAAACGCAAGAGTCGAATTATTTAAGACAAAAAACATTATTTGAAAAGGGCGTGATTTCAGAGAATGATTTTGAAGGCGTTAAAAATACCTATTTACAAACCAAGCAAGCGGTGTCGCAAGCAGAAATCAATGTAAAATCGGCAAAACAAAACTTCGATATTATTAAAACAGGAACCACTTCCGGATTAGGAAATATAGCCCAAACCTTAATTCGTTCTACGGTTTCAGGAATGGTTTTAGATGTGCCTGTTAAAGCAGGAAATCAGGTTATAGAAGCAAATAATTTTAA encodes:
- a CDS encoding ABC transporter ATP-binding protein; protein product: MIEIKDLHKSYHMGSNTLHVLKGIDFSVKEGELVSIMGSSGSGKSTLLNILGMLDEADSGSYTLDGFPIKNLNEKIAANYRNKFLGFIFQSFNLINYKSALDNVAMPLYYQGMKRKERIDKAAHYLEKVGLADWSHHLPNEMSGGQKQRVAIARALASDPKVLLADEPTGALDTKTSYEVMDLIQGINEEGKTILIVTHEPDIAQMTKRIVNLKDGLIINDTKVEQVRALANV
- a CDS encoding ABC transporter permease, producing MFDIERWQEIFETLRKNKLRTFLTGLSVASGIFILVILLGFSKGIQNGVTSQFERDASNLISIRPGLTTKEYKGLNPGRQIQFKNSDFNTISRKYANEIEYKSAYYTIWGGLVNYKNESGNYRIQGILPGNQFIENADIGQGRFINYSDVEESKKVAVIGNRVKKDLFKDEDPINKDISVYGISYKVVGVFFDPGGERDESKVFLPLSSAQLAFNGSDKIRNMMFTLKMSDNFDTAVEESEAITQAMLTDLRAQHTVSPDDISAIRVHNTMEEAKKIYTLIGTISAVFWFVGIGTIIAGVVGVGNIMLIIVKERTKEIGIRKALGAQPWSIVGMILQESVFVTMFSGLFGLILGLGLLEIAGPLIESDFIKYPQVDFNTALTTVFILVFAGALAGFFPAYRAAQIKPIIALRDE
- a CDS encoding ABC transporter permease, yielding MFSKDRWDEILEALSANKFRTLLTAFGVFWGITILVLLLALTNGLKNGVTADFGNFATNSMFMWTQRTSISYKGMPKGRTFNYKLEDVEALKSEIPELKYVSPRNQLGGFNGANNVTRGTKTGAFQVNGDYPEFIKQQPLDITDGRFISYSDINAKRKSCVIGTDVVKGLYNKGENPLGTYIKINGVNFMVVGTFKTSNSQGDQEEDANTIYVPFTSFGQAFNTGNNVGWMAITGQDGISITSLKPKIFDVIKARHKIDPKDDRAIGNFDLSEAFGRVNGLFAILGFVGYFVGSLVLMSGVIGISNIMLIVVKERTKEIGVRRALGASPWSIKSQILQESLILTIVSGMVGISFAAGIIWLMNYILDANGPVENFANPSVSMSVVFTALFILVVSGLLAGLIPANSATKMKPVDALRID
- a CDS encoding efflux RND transporter periplasmic adaptor subunit, with translation MKRTSTVVVLVLIVVIFATSLFYLWNKNQEDPITYVTESPVDQTIIVKTVATGNIVPKEEVLIKPNISGVIEDIYIEAGEYVKSGDLIAKIRVIPNVSSLTSAKNTIASNETALQTAKINFETQESNYLRQKTLFEKGVISENDFEGVKNTYLQTKQAVSQAEINVKSAKQNFDIIKTGTTSGLGNIAQTLIRSTVSGMVLDVPVKAGNQVIEANNFNEGTSIASLADINKMIFEGKVDESEVGKIKENLPLEITVGAIENKKFDAVLDYIAPKGVEENGAIQFEIKGSLKKTDSTFIRAGLSANASIILDKAENVLAIKEALVQYDDKTKKPFVEVETANQKFERKDVDLGISDGIFVQVKNGISKDDKIKVWNQIQGTPKYAQ